A portion of the Corynebacterium ammoniagenes DSM 20306 genome contains these proteins:
- a CDS encoding ATP-binding protein, producing MDALHIDDTTKAQLRQLRLSTFADVYFELAADETMADALPEDILLKAVAEAAEQRRQRNIAKAITYAKFRYPDATLAELINVEERGINLRQLKRLAATNWRETPTNVHLLAPTGTGKTYIACAIGIAACHAGYSVAYFRLDQLVDALAVFLPADKRYIDLVRLLQNVDVLILDDFLTIGINQRWQEDLTKIIFDRDGQSPTIVTSQTSAAYWLESLPDRVGADSLVSRLNSGQRISTGDYDMRQHLSYANTTE from the coding sequence ATGGATGCTTTACATATTGATGACACTACCAAGGCTCAGCTACGCCAGCTACGGTTATCAACATTTGCTGATGTGTATTTCGAACTTGCAGCAGATGAGACTATGGCCGATGCTTTGCCAGAAGATATTCTCCTCAAAGCAGTAGCCGAAGCCGCCGAACAACGCCGGCAACGCAATATCGCCAAAGCGATAACCTACGCCAAATTCCGCTACCCTGATGCCACACTGGCAGAGCTTATCAACGTTGAAGAACGCGGAATCAACCTGCGCCAACTCAAACGCTTAGCTGCAACGAACTGGCGTGAAACACCCACCAACGTGCATCTTCTCGCCCCAACTGGAACCGGAAAGACCTATATTGCTTGTGCGATTGGAATCGCAGCGTGCCATGCAGGATACTCCGTGGCTTATTTCCGACTCGATCAACTCGTCGATGCTTTAGCGGTCTTCTTACCAGCAGATAAGCGTTATATAGATCTCGTGCGACTGCTACAAAACGTTGACGTTCTCATCCTGGATGACTTCTTAACTATAGGAATCAACCAACGCTGGCAAGAAGACCTCACCAAAATCATATTTGACCGCGACGGACAATCGCCAACCATCGTGACCTCCCAAACATCCGCCGCGTACTGGCTGGAATCCCTACCCGATAGAGTCGGCGCCGACTCCCTAGTCAGCAGGCTCAACAGCGGCCAACGCATCAGCACCGGCGACTACGACATGCGCCAACATCTATCCTACGCCAACACCACCGAATAA
- a CDS encoding Mu transposase domain-containing protein, with protein MGGLSGYCLQSEESKYQYSQFCQHLREYVNAAGLSAVIEHEPGQELYVDWAGDKIPVIDQATGLVGLKASLFVAVYPHSGLLFAHAAANEKMPSWIDCHVQALNYLGKVPGIIESDNASTATYRPVRAKPARRIYGRYADLASYYDILIVPARPSKPKDEASVERALQTAYSLILGYFDGVVFYSLDVLNEAIAERIADINDNLIRPDGLTRRELFSADEAPLMRELPHLAFTEVTWKHAKVDRNWHITCDYQYYSVPFKLIGKTLRVRLTKDLVSIFDGDLLVAEHSRLTGFRYRYSTDPAHNPDGILLVSKS; from the coding sequence ATGGGTGGATTATCTGGCTACTGCCTGCAGTCCGAAGAATCGAAGTACCAGTACTCCCAGTTTTGCCAACATCTGCGAGAGTATGTCAACGCCGCTGGGCTATCGGCGGTAATTGAACACGAACCAGGCCAAGAACTTTATGTGGATTGGGCTGGCGACAAAATCCCGGTCATAGACCAAGCCACAGGCCTAGTCGGGCTGAAAGCATCACTGTTTGTCGCCGTGTACCCGCACTCAGGACTGTTATTCGCTCATGCTGCGGCGAATGAAAAGATGCCGTCCTGGATTGATTGCCATGTTCAGGCTTTGAACTATCTCGGGAAAGTCCCTGGCATCATCGAGTCTGATAATGCTTCAACTGCAACGTATCGGCCCGTAAGAGCCAAACCGGCACGGCGTATCTACGGTCGGTATGCAGACTTGGCGTCCTACTACGACATCCTCATTGTGCCTGCTCGTCCCAGTAAACCAAAAGATGAAGCCTCCGTGGAACGGGCCCTACAGACTGCGTATAGCCTGATTCTGGGATATTTCGATGGTGTGGTGTTTTACAGCCTCGATGTGCTCAACGAAGCTATCGCTGAGCGTATTGCTGATATCAATGACAATCTCATTCGCCCCGATGGGTTGACACGGCGCGAGTTATTTTCCGCAGATGAAGCACCCTTGATGCGGGAATTGCCACACCTTGCTTTTACAGAAGTGACATGGAAACATGCCAAAGTCGATCGCAACTGGCACATCACCTGCGACTATCAGTACTACTCGGTGCCATTTAAGTTGATTGGGAAAACGCTTCGCGTGCGACTAACCAAAGACCTTGTCAGCATCTTTGATGGTGATCTCTTGGTGGCCGAACACAGTCGACTTACCGGGTTTCGCTACCGGTATAGCACCGACCCAGCGCATAACCCGGATGGGATACTACTGGTATCAAAGTCTTAA
- a CDS encoding APC family permease — protein sequence MDSPTQEASLKKSFKPSWVFAMALGSAIGWGAFILPFDWMTASGLGGALIGLAIGGGLIAIIGFSYGYAIKALPVTGGSVVFAMVSLGRTHSFIAGWALTLGYAGIVALNASAITLVFRVTLPNLFQRFPLYDVAGWTIYVPEIILASAFILAFAWLNWKGSELSGRFQLWAVILLIAAVVIIFVSLLVHYFTVQPELPTAIPTGTSATAAILTMVAFAPWAYVGFDSIPQLAGEFSFSARKALGLLLWGIIAATLIYMTMMVATVIAVGTDHAAYEESAWPPGEAIAEVMGPIGLVLMVVAVTMGVLTGLNGFFAASSRVVYSLGHADLVPKAFGVLDSRYKTPRNAILFVAAICLITPWFGRAALTWIVDMTSAGITFAYFYTCFCAWKIVRTGQVAGMDNPLPRSKVQEVLSAIGCVLAVGFLALLLVPGSPGMLDTPALVALVVWVLLGVGYYFIMMKRLKDVPEDVTQEKLLQLHA from the coding sequence ATGGATTCACCTACCCAAGAAGCATCGCTGAAGAAGTCCTTTAAACCGTCGTGGGTATTTGCCATGGCGTTGGGGTCAGCCATTGGCTGGGGCGCATTTATTTTGCCCTTCGATTGGATGACGGCCAGTGGACTTGGTGGTGCACTTATTGGCTTAGCAATCGGTGGTGGACTAATTGCCATCATCGGTTTTAGCTATGGCTATGCCATTAAAGCGTTGCCGGTAACGGGAGGCAGTGTTGTCTTCGCCATGGTGTCACTGGGGCGAACCCACTCGTTTATTGCAGGGTGGGCGTTAACGCTTGGGTATGCGGGCATCGTGGCGCTCAATGCGTCTGCGATAACACTCGTCTTTCGAGTCACGCTGCCAAACTTGTTTCAGCGGTTTCCCCTTTATGATGTTGCGGGGTGGACCATCTACGTTCCGGAGATCATCCTTGCCTCTGCATTTATCTTGGCGTTTGCGTGGTTGAACTGGAAAGGGTCGGAGCTTTCAGGCAGGTTCCAGCTGTGGGCGGTCATCTTATTGATTGCAGCTGTCGTCATTATTTTTGTTTCCTTGTTGGTGCACTATTTCACGGTGCAGCCCGAGCTTCCTACAGCAATTCCTACTGGCACATCGGCCACCGCGGCAATCCTGACCATGGTTGCCTTCGCACCCTGGGCCTATGTCGGTTTTGATAGCATTCCGCAGCTAGCAGGGGAGTTTAGCTTCTCCGCGCGCAAGGCACTGGGGTTGTTGTTGTGGGGGATTATCGCTGCAACATTGATTTATATGACGATGATGGTGGCCACCGTAATCGCGGTCGGCACCGATCATGCTGCTTATGAAGAATCCGCCTGGCCACCAGGGGAAGCCATCGCAGAGGTTATGGGGCCGATTGGCCTAGTCCTCATGGTGGTTGCGGTGACGATGGGTGTGCTGACTGGGCTGAATGGATTTTTCGCAGCGTCGAGTCGCGTGGTCTATTCCTTAGGACATGCAGACCTAGTCCCGAAAGCTTTTGGTGTGCTCGACTCACGGTATAAAACCCCGCGCAACGCGATCTTATTCGTTGCCGCCATCTGTCTTATCACCCCGTGGTTTGGACGGGCGGCGTTGACCTGGATTGTCGATATGACGAGTGCAGGCATTACGTTTGCGTACTTCTATACGTGTTTCTGCGCGTGGAAGATTGTTCGTACAGGACAAGTGGCAGGTATGGATAATCCGCTGCCACGATCCAAGGTGCAGGAAGTACTCAGTGCCATCGGTTGTGTTCTTGCTGTCGGCTTCTTAGCGCTGTTGTTAGTGCCCGGTTCTCCAGGAATGCTCGACACCCCGGCCTTGGTGGCGTTGGTTGTGTGGGTGCTGCTTGGAGTGGGCTATTACTTCATCATGATGAAGAGGCTGAAGGACGTGCCAGAAGATGTCACGCAAGAAAAGCTTTTGCAATTGCATGCCTGA
- the wecC gene encoding UDP-N-acetyl-D-mannosamine dehydrogenase, giving the protein MTNPTVAFVGLGYIGLPTAVVMANSGVDVTGVDVNEANVERINRGEVTIVEPGLEEELKQAIASGNFRATTTQVHAQTYIIAVPTPFTEGYDVDMKYIYSAAEAIAPQLKGDELVILESTSPPLTTKKMADKILELRPDLVADGADNPDGKPVVYFAHCPERILPGKAMEELRTNDRIIGGQTEEATKRATAIYATFCKAELLPTNDVTAEMAKLTENSFRDVNIAFANELSLIADNLGINVWELIELANHHPRVNILQPGPGVGGHCIAVDPWFIVASDPENSKLIRAARNVNDGKPQWVINKVKEAVAETNASKVAVLGLAFKADIDDLRESPALNIAVDLADELEDIQFLIAEPNVKELPKRLKGFENCEFKNYHAALVESDIILLLVDHKEFKLINSDHFEDKEVLDMKGLWR; this is encoded by the coding sequence ATGACTAATCCCACCGTTGCCTTCGTCGGCCTCGGCTACATCGGCCTTCCCACTGCAGTAGTAATGGCGAATTCTGGAGTAGACGTAACTGGCGTTGACGTGAACGAAGCGAACGTCGAGCGCATTAACCGGGGCGAGGTCACAATTGTCGAGCCTGGATTAGAAGAAGAGCTCAAACAAGCAATTGCCTCCGGCAATTTCCGCGCTACCACTACCCAGGTTCATGCGCAGACATACATTATCGCCGTTCCTACACCTTTTACCGAAGGCTACGACGTCGATATGAAATACATTTATTCAGCCGCTGAAGCTATTGCCCCTCAGCTCAAAGGCGACGAACTAGTCATCCTTGAGTCAACTTCGCCACCGCTTACTACCAAGAAGATGGCGGATAAGATTCTGGAACTTCGCCCTGACCTCGTTGCTGACGGCGCCGACAATCCAGATGGCAAGCCAGTTGTCTACTTTGCTCACTGCCCAGAACGAATCCTCCCAGGCAAGGCGATGGAGGAGCTTCGCACCAACGACCGCATCATCGGTGGGCAAACAGAGGAGGCTACGAAGCGCGCAACTGCTATTTACGCGACGTTCTGCAAAGCCGAATTACTCCCAACAAATGATGTGACTGCCGAGATGGCGAAGCTTACGGAAAACTCTTTCCGCGATGTCAACATCGCTTTCGCCAATGAGCTTTCCCTCATCGCCGATAACCTTGGAATCAATGTCTGGGAACTTATCGAACTAGCGAACCACCACCCCCGCGTGAACATTCTCCAGCCTGGCCCTGGCGTTGGCGGCCACTGCATTGCCGTAGATCCTTGGTTCATTGTCGCCTCCGACCCTGAAAATTCCAAGCTCATCCGCGCTGCGCGTAATGTCAACGATGGCAAGCCGCAGTGGGTCATTAATAAGGTTAAAGAAGCAGTCGCCGAAACAAATGCTTCCAAGGTGGCCGTTCTTGGCCTCGCATTCAAGGCTGATATCGACGATCTCCGAGAATCTCCCGCTCTAAACATTGCCGTAGATCTCGCCGACGAACTCGAAGATATCCAGTTCCTCATCGCTGAGCCCAATGTTAAGGAACTGCCAAAGCGACTTAAGGGGTTCGAGAATTGCGAGTTTAAGAACTACCACGCAGCATTAGTCGAGTCGGACATAATCCTCCTCCTGGTTGATCATAAAGAGTTTAAGCTGATCAATTCGGATCATTTTGAAGACAAAGAGGTCTTGGACATGAAAGGCCTTTGGCGTTGA
- a CDS encoding phosphoribosylglycinamide synthetase ATP-grasp domain protein: MLDDYRAVEQFIRAEILEKKLGYNQLDITRSAILAITRGFESKGWQVKELILENSRFKRYEITSTDGVEKLSMIGGKVFRHPSSTEYICRRKHLTKRMLDYAQLRTPLGADFSPKEKAVAGVFFEMMPKPVVVKATDSGGSNGVTVGVTNQEEFSKAWDHALSDGRQSSNVLVEEFVTGVELRGFVVGNEVVSVVARIQPFIVGDGTSTMESLIKQLHEERKIHYRAMKMPVKIDWHFIKRQGKINTSVPREDEVVFLNPFNTPTVGALVLDVTDGVHPNIKQMAISAKNAIPELEIAGVDLLVADLGDENSAHVLEVNTAAALELHRYPTHGGGARPIEHDIVEYFHSQFLARKA, from the coding sequence ATGCTGGACGATTATCGAGCAGTGGAGCAATTTATCCGAGCGGAAATTCTTGAAAAGAAACTCGGATACAACCAGCTAGACATTACTCGATCCGCAATCCTTGCAATCACTCGCGGGTTCGAATCAAAAGGTTGGCAAGTGAAAGAGCTAATCTTAGAAAATAGCCGATTCAAACGTTACGAAATCACGTCGACTGATGGTGTCGAAAAACTTTCTATGATCGGGGGCAAAGTTTTCCGCCACCCTAGCTCAACAGAATATATTTGTCGCCGTAAACATCTCACGAAACGCATGTTGGATTATGCCCAACTACGCACCCCTCTCGGCGCAGATTTTTCGCCTAAAGAGAAAGCCGTGGCAGGAGTGTTTTTTGAGATGATGCCTAAGCCCGTTGTTGTAAAAGCAACGGATTCAGGAGGATCTAATGGCGTAACGGTTGGAGTAACCAACCAGGAAGAGTTTTCGAAAGCATGGGATCATGCTCTCTCAGATGGCCGCCAGTCTTCTAATGTTCTGGTCGAAGAGTTTGTGACTGGAGTCGAACTACGAGGCTTTGTAGTCGGAAACGAAGTAGTCAGTGTTGTTGCACGAATCCAGCCATTTATTGTCGGTGACGGTACATCAACCATGGAATCCCTAATTAAGCAGTTGCATGAGGAGCGTAAAATCCATTACAGGGCGATGAAAATGCCAGTGAAAATTGACTGGCATTTCATAAAGAGGCAGGGGAAAATAAATACTTCGGTACCGCGGGAAGACGAAGTAGTTTTTCTAAACCCCTTTAATACCCCGACTGTAGGAGCATTGGTTCTGGACGTGACAGATGGAGTTCATCCCAACATCAAACAAATGGCTATCTCAGCCAAGAACGCAATTCCCGAACTCGAAATTGCTGGAGTTGATCTCTTAGTTGCCGATTTAGGCGATGAAAACTCGGCCCACGTACTAGAGGTCAATACAGCTGCTGCGCTCGAGCTTCACCGTTACCCTACACACGGTGGAGGCGCCCGACCTATTGAACACGATATCGTCGAGTATTTTCATTCACAGTTCCTCGCAAGAAAGGCATAG